The region GTAATAAGAGTGCCTGCCGAATTAGCTGGCAAACTGTGACTTTAAGCCTTCGGAAGCGATCCAGACACAGCCAAAGGAAATGATCAGCCCCAGCACAAAGACCAGCATCGATTGCCAGAAAATGTCGTAGCGAACGATGACACGCCAGAGTGTGTAAGGGGGAAACAGCACAAACAGCAGACCTTTTTTCGCATTTTCCGCCAGCGCTATGGTACCGGCCCAGCTCATCCCGGCGGCTGTCATCGTCAGTCCCAGAGTGACACCCAGAATCAGCATCATCCACAGACCTTGCGTCCCGCCGCGAGTACCGAGTGCATACAGCCCACCCAACGCGATTCCACTGACGATGACCACTGTCGGTGCGAACCCCTTCCAACGGATCTGCAGTTTTTCCGGCGTCAGTCGATTAGTCTCTGTGACAGAAATTTCTGCCGTCTGAGGAGCGGAATTCATTATGCCACCTTCAGGCAGGAGGATTTTGTGGAGTGCTTCCAGTGGCGCTGTTGAGCACGTTCGAAGTGACTGGCTGTGCCAAAGCCGCAGAGTCCATCGATTTATCACCCATTAGAGGTTCAAAAACACCTGTATTCGGTGAAAAGGCATGCACCTGGCCAGTTTCCAATTGATAAATCCAGCCATGCAACGCGATCTGATTTCGCTGGAGTTTAACAGCGACAGCCGGATGCGTCTGCAGATTTTCCAGCTGAACGAGGACATGCTCCTGAATGGCGACTTCATAACGATCGGCTGGTGATAAAGCGGGATAGTTTTCTTCCATGATCCTTCGCGTGGTTTCAGCATGCAGGAGCCATTGGCGTACCATGGGGAGCTTTTCAGTCGAAGCGGGGTTCAGTAGCGCTTTAATGGCCCCA is a window of Planctopirus limnophila DSM 3776 DNA encoding:
- a CDS encoding carbonic anhydrase — encoded protein: MRTLFAGLHQFHKEVYEKQRNLFEKLSSGQKPVALFIGCSDSRVVPDLIMMTNPGELFILRNAGNIVPPFGASTGGEAATIEFAVSALNVSDIIVCGHSQCGAIKALLNPASTEKLPMVRQWLLHAETTRRIMEENYPALSPADRYEVAIQEHVLVQLENLQTHPAVAVKLQRNQIALHGWIYQLETGQVHAFSPNTGVFEPLMGDKSMDSAALAQPVTSNVLNSATGSTPQNPPA